The genome window GAACATGGCAATTGGTGTGGCGACAGCATCTTTGTGGGAGGGAAGCCATCTAGAGAAGTCACGAGGCACGAAGAGAAACTTACTTGGTGATTGATGCGAATAAAACgagaattattttttgaactaatCAAAGTGGAGGTTTAATGGTTGAATAAAGATGAAACATCCCAAAATGGACCAACTCATATGAGTGGATCACTCCCACAAGAACATGTAGATAGATTTTGAAAGAAATTTAGCCCTTTAAATTAAAAGAGAGTTCGATTGATACACACATGGAAGAAATGTTGAAAGTTCAACTATATTTATAGTTTGAGAGTGAGTAGACGGATGAGTTTGACACTATTTAGAGTTTGTAACAAAACTTAAGTTAATATACgattatatacatgatttataGTTTCCATTACGAGAGTGAGAGCAAGGATGATGGATGCAAAACTAATTGTATCTCGTCTTTTTCCTATATTATTGGATTCAAAACTAATCATACCACTTGCAAGATATTCTGTCGGACGTCAATTAAAGATGATGGATAAGCTAAAACATAAGGCAAGCAAACAGGAGCGTACAGTCCCTGATGGCCCATTCGTTATCTTCTTCTCATAAAACGTGTTACTTACGGAACCAAACCAGATTCGAGACTCTATAAATTGCTACACAAGGCTGCAGGCTCTCGCCATCCTCTCATCACTTGCATCCAGATCAGAATGGAGAACATGATTTCGCAGCCACACTTTCCAGGTGATGAAGTGGTGATTCGCAAGTCTGCAAGCTACCATCCCACCGTTTGGGGTGATTACTTTATCTTACAGGCCCAGTCCTCCCCCGGTACACaggcatgtatatacacatatatctcaCTTATGTTCTAAGTTTTAAGCAAGAAACTCTCCGAGAACGAATGGTGTTAatgtttcattaacatgaaaaTTGTGCGGTTGCTACTGTCTTTTGGTTTTGTTGGTTGAACAATTAATTGCTATGGAGGATGCAGGAGTGCGATACAAGGATGCAAGAGAGAGCTGCAGAACTGATGGAGCAGGTAAGAAGCATGTTCAAGGACACTACCGACATCTTGCAAACTATGGACTTGgtcgattcaatccagcttcttggattgaGTTATCACTTCGACAAAGAAATAAGTGAAGCATTAAAACGAGTCCATGATGCCGATTTGAACTGTCATGGTCTCTACGAGACTGCTCTCCGGTTTCGCCTGCTGAGACAACAAGGGTATCATGTGACCCCTGGTAATATGCTCTGACGTTTCCTTGGAGTAGATGTATTTGTATGTTTTCTCTATAATTTTGTGTTCGCCATGTGTTTAATTCAAGCATAGAAATATTATGTTTGCAGAAGTAAATCGATTTGTTTATTagatatgatgaaggatttttGTTTTAGGAGAACAACTTAATCAGCCCATCAAAAAAGAAGTCACTGACAAATCCAATCCGATGGCTTCTaacaacatatatatacatatatatatatatgtatatatatttgtatatatatatatatatgtatatatatatatatatctatgtatatgtatatatatgtatgtatatgtatatatacatatatatatgtatatatatatgtatatgtatatatatatgtatatatatgtatatgtatatatatatatgtatatatatatgtatatgtatatatatatgtatatatatatgtatatgtatatatatatgtatatatatatatgtatgtatatatatatatgtatgtatatatatgtatgtatatatatatatgtatgtatatatatgtatatatatatatacatcatctATAATTGTTGCTGCCTTACTAGTATAGTAACTGTTTTCCTTTTCATGACCTTGCAATCAGATAATACGCATTTGTCACTGAAAGTTCCTATTGAAACCATCTTTGGCGTATACCATGATTTATATTTGACctatatttgaaatattatagagataaaattactaTGTTTGATTTCAAGAGAATCAAAGGGTCATTTTTTGTGAAATTGTTAcaataaagtaaataaaataaaaccaCTTTATGTGTTTTCTCAAAACTTTATGAATCAACAGatgtttttaacaagttcaaagatgaGGAAGGAAATTTATTGTCCACCATGAAGGATGATCCAAAGGGACTTTTAAGCTTATACAATGCGGCTTATCTACGGATACATGAGGAGACCATACTCAATGAAGCTATTTCTTTTACAAGGGACCAGCTTGCGTCCATGTTAAGTGATCTCACACCACCATTAGCAACGCAAGTGAGACTCTTCCTTGAGAGTCCTCTCTGTAGAAGAATGAAAAGGCTCTTGGCACGAAATTACATCTCCATCTACCAAGAGTGTGCGACACAAAATGATGCCTTACTAGAGCTGGCAAAGCTTGACCTCAATCTACTGCAATGTCTTCATCGCGACGAGATTAAGAGCATCTCCATGTAAGTTCTTTCCCACAGTTAGATTGATTGAGAGTTCAGGTTGAGTACACTTGAATACGTAGAACACTGTTATTGTAGAAAAGTTTGATTGTGTTCATCTTTTTTTATCGATGTTTGGATTGGCAACAACATTGTGGTTTGTGGATTGCATTGAAGATGGTGGAATGATTTATTCCTCACCAAAAATCTAAGTTTTGCACGAGATCGGGTGGTGGAATGTTATTATTGGATACTTGCGGTGTACTTTGAACCTCACTATTCTCGTGCACGAGTGATTACCACCAAGGTGATGGCCATGACTTCTATCTTGGATGATATCTATGATCTCTATAGCACATTGGAGGAGAGTCAACTACTCACTCAAGCAATTCAAAGGTTTGGATATCTCTTGTTATTGGATAGcgttttttgttttattattgtcGGGAATGAGATATCTTATCTCAATTGATTAGAACAGCGGGTGCCATGACAGATATGGCATAATAGTTTGATTCTTTGTGGATAAAGCTAATTCATATGTAGGTGGGATGCCAAGGCTGTTCATCAGCTACCAGAGTATATGAAGGGCTATTTTCTAAACCTAATCCATACCTTTGAGGAATTCGAAAATTTGCTAGCACCCAGTGAGAAGTATCGTTTATTTTATCTTAAGGAAgcggtaattttttttattttaatggatttcaaTTTAGACTAATGTAATGAATTAATATTTGGTAAACAAGAAAAATCTGATtgcacatttcattttttatctaCTCTACAAATTCCAAGTCGTGCTATACTTCAAGTGTTTTTTGGCTTCTTATTTCTTACACAATATCACCGTTTCCTCACCTTTATCATAGATGAAAGGTTTATCAAGATCCTATCTCGAGGAAAACAAATGGGCTGTCAAACAGTATGTGCCAAAATTAGAAGAACATCTGCAAATCTCGCTCATCAGTTCAGCCTATCCTATGCTTGTTTGTGCTTGTTTTGTTGGAATGGGGGAAGTAGCAACAAAGGAGGCATTCGAGTGGGTTGCTAGTTTCCCTAAGATCGTCAAGGCTTCTGCATTAATTGCTCGTATCGTCAATGACTTCGTTTCACATGAGGTAacttattattaattttgaattttgaaaaccTTATTTAACATACTTATTGATcttacaaaataaaatatataatattttcttatataaaCACCACAAAATTTAAAGAGAAAAAATTCTGAAACAAAACAAAGAACTATAATTTTTAGGAGTTTATTAAACGACAGTTTGCAACCTGATGTTATGTACGGTAGACAATGTAAAACTTAATAATATAATCACAGGAAAGGATAATATAAAGATTGGAAGGGAGAAGAGGTAAAACTAAATAATATAACTTTATTTGAACTAACCTATAATTATGCACTAACCTATAGTTTTATTTGAACTCCTAATCCTACAAAACTCCATGCATGAGGATATTGCTCCCAAgacaaaatgatttcaactccagAAGATACTGCAAATCTAAGTTTATTACTTTCAAATATTTAGAGTTCCATGCTTTTTTATGTTGTGAAACTTGCAGCTGGAGCAAACCAGGGAACATGTTGCCTCCACAATCCAATGCTACATGAAAGAGTTTGGTACAAATGAGCATGTGGCATGCGAGAATCTCCAAGTTTTGGTTGAAGACGCATGGAAAGATGTAAACGAAGAGTGCCTCAATCCGACTGCAGTATCCATGCCTTTGCTTGAAAGGATAGTCAATTTTCTATGCCTATTTAATGATATTTACAAGGATATTGATGGATACACCAACTCGTCTACTTATACTAGAGACAATATTTCTTTGTTACTGGTGCATCCTATTGAGATTTGATCATGTACTCCTATCAATCCTATGGTCTGAATCTCGATCAGCAAAATGATCGATAGTATTGTTATTGTTAAAGATATTAAAGTATTGTTGGAAGAGTCAGTAAATTTAAGTTTCTTGTGTTAGCCAATAAATCATTAGGAAAGTCTATCTATATTAGTTTGCTATAGGATCTCTTGTTTAAGGAATGTATGGATATAAATCCATATTTAATAGTTTGAATTGCAATATGTTAATTTATTCTAAAATATATTTAAGCCTTTGGAAACTGAAGGCTGCAGTAaaatgaacacacacacacacacacacacacatatatatatatatatatatatatatatatatatatatatattcaaggatGAAGCAGAGGTGTGATGCAAGGATGAAATAAAGAGCCGAAGAGCTGAGGGGGCAAGTAAAGAGCATGTTCAATGATACTACTGATCGGCTGCAGACCATGGAACTGATtgattcaatccagcttcttggattggattatcACTTTCAAAAGGGAATAATCGAAGCATTAAGTCAAATCCATGATGCTGATATTGACAACAAGGATATTATGTGTCCCCAAGTAATATGCTTAATTCCTTCAAATAAAGCAGTATTTGTAGGTGTGGTCCAAAACAATAcgatctttt of Musa acuminata AAA Group cultivar baxijiao chromosome BXJ1-7, Cavendish_Baxijiao_AAA, whole genome shotgun sequence contains these proteins:
- the LOC103975085 gene encoding alpha-humulene synthase-like; its protein translation is MENMISQPHFPGDEVVIRKSASYHPTVWGDYFILQAQSSPGTQECDTRMQERAAELMEQVRSMFKDTTDILQTMDLVDSIQLLGLSYHFDKEISEALKRVHDADLNCHGLYETALRFRLLRQQGYHVTPDVFNKFKDEEGNLLSTMKDDPKGLLSLYNAAYLRIHEETILNEAISFTRDQLASMLSDLTPPLATQVRLFLESPLCRRMKRLLARNYISIYQECATQNDALLELAKLDLNLLQCLHRDEIKSISIWWNDLFLTKNLSFARDRVVECYYWILAVYFEPHYSRARVITTKVMAMTSILDDIYDLYSTLEESQLLTQAIQRWDAKAVHQLPEYMKGYFLNLIHTFEEFENLLAPSEKYRLFYLKEAMKGLSRSYLEENKWAVKQYVPKLEEHLQISLISSAYPMLVCACFVGMGEVATKEAFEWVASFPKIVKASALIARIVNDFVSHELEQTREHVASTIQCYMKEFGTNEHVACENLQVLVEDAWKDVNEECLNPTAVSMPLLERIVNFLCLFNDIYKDIDGYTNSSTYTRDNISLLLVHPIEI